The proteins below come from a single Aegilops tauschii subsp. strangulata cultivar AL8/78 chromosome 6, Aet v6.0, whole genome shotgun sequence genomic window:
- the LOC109743144 gene encoding aspartyl protease family protein At5g10770 isoform X2, protein MAPAPVPLLVAAFSLLFAAATPIRDVADACSSQVQDFEHLNSTAMHLPLHHSRGPCSPVSVPSDLPFSAVLTHDDARIASLAARLAKAPSSSSARPAVTVASLYRANDDVDGVAASLASVPLTPGTSYGVGNYVTRMGLGTPAKPYVMVVDTGSSLTWLQCSPCRVSCHRQSGPVFDPKTSSSYAAVSCSTPQCNDLSTATLNPAACSSSDVCIYQASYGDSSFSVGYLSKDTVSFGSNSVPNFYYGCGQDNEGLFGRSAGLMGLARNKLSLLYQLAPTLGYSFSYCLPSSSSSGYLSIGSYNPGQYSYTPMVSSTLDDSLYFIKLSGMTVAGKPLAISSSEYSSLPTIIDSGTVITRLPTTVYDALSKAVAGAMKGTKRADAYSILDTCFVGQASSLRVPAVSMAFSGGAALKLSAQNLLVDVDSSTTCLAFAPARSAAIIGNTQQQTFSVVYDVKSNRIGFAAGGCR, encoded by the exons ATGGCGCCGGCGCCGGTGCCCCTGCTCGTCGCCGCCTTCTCCCTGCTCTTCGCGGCGGCGACTCCGATCAGGGACGTCGCCGACGCCTGCTCCTCGCAAGTGCAGG ATTTCGAGCACCTGAACAGCACCGCCATGCACCTCCCGCTGCACCACTCGCGGGGGCCCTGCTCGCCGGTGTCCGTCCCGTCGGACCTCCCGTTCTCGGCGGTGCTCACCCACGACGACGCCCGCATCGCGTCCCTCGCCGCGCGCCTCGCCAAGGCGCCGTCGTCGTCCTCGGCGCGCCCCGCGGTCACGGTGGCCTCGCTCTACCGGGCGAACGACGACGTCGACGGCGTCGCGGCCTCCCTGGCGTCCGTGCCGCTCACTCCGGGTACGTCGTACGGCGTGGGCAACTACGTGACCCGCATGGGCCTCGGCACCCCAGCCAAGCCGTACGTCATGGTGGTGGACACCGGCTCCTCCCTCACCTGGCTCCAGTGTTCCCCCTGCCGGGTGTCGTGCCACCGCCAGTCCGGCCCGGTGTTCGACCCCAAGACGTCCAGCTCCTACGCCGCCGTCTCCTGCTCCACGCCGCAGTGCAACGACCTCTCCACCGCCACGCTCAACCCGGCGGCCtgctcctcctccgacgtctgcaTCTACCAGGCCAGCTACGGCGACAGCTCCTTCTCCGTGGGGTACCTCAGCAAGGACACCGTCTCCTTCGGCTCCAACAGCGTGCCCAACTTCTACTACGGGTGCGGGCAGGACAACGAGGGCCTCTTCGGCCGCTCCGCCGGCCTCATGGGCCTGGCCCGCAACAAGCTCTCGCTGCTCTACCAGCTCGCGCCCACCCTCGGCTACTCCTTCTCCTACTGCctcccgtcctcctcctcctccggctacCTCTCCATCGGCTCCTACAACCCGGGCCAGTACTCCTACACGCCCATGGTGTCCAGCACACTCGACGACTCGCTCTACTTCATCAAGCTCTCCGGGATGACCGTCGCCGGGAAGCCGCTGGCCATCTCCTCCTCCGAGTACTCCAGCCTGCCCACCATCATCGACTCCGGCACGGTCATCACGCGCCTGCCCACCACCGTCTACGACGCCCTCAGCAAGGCGGTGGCGGGGGCCATGAAGGGGACCAAGCGCGCGGACGCCTACTCCATCCTCGACACCTGCTTCGTGGGCCAGGCGTCGAGCCTGCGCGTCCCGGCGGTCAGCATGGCCTTCTCCGGCGGTGCGGCGCTTAAGCTGTCGGCGCAGAACCTGCTCGTCGACGTGGACAGCTCCACGACGTGCCTCGCCTTCGCGCCCGCCAGGAGCGCCGCCATCATCGGCAACACCCAGCAGCAGACGTTCAGCGTCGTCTACGACGTCAAGAGCAACAGGATCGGCTTCGCCGCCGGCGGCTGCAGATAA
- the LOC109743144 gene encoding aspartyl protease family protein At5g10770 isoform X1: MAPAPVPLLVAAFSLLFAAATPIRDVADACSSQVQAADFEHLNSTAMHLPLHHSRGPCSPVSVPSDLPFSAVLTHDDARIASLAARLAKAPSSSSARPAVTVASLYRANDDVDGVAASLASVPLTPGTSYGVGNYVTRMGLGTPAKPYVMVVDTGSSLTWLQCSPCRVSCHRQSGPVFDPKTSSSYAAVSCSTPQCNDLSTATLNPAACSSSDVCIYQASYGDSSFSVGYLSKDTVSFGSNSVPNFYYGCGQDNEGLFGRSAGLMGLARNKLSLLYQLAPTLGYSFSYCLPSSSSSGYLSIGSYNPGQYSYTPMVSSTLDDSLYFIKLSGMTVAGKPLAISSSEYSSLPTIIDSGTVITRLPTTVYDALSKAVAGAMKGTKRADAYSILDTCFVGQASSLRVPAVSMAFSGGAALKLSAQNLLVDVDSSTTCLAFAPARSAAIIGNTQQQTFSVVYDVKSNRIGFAAGGCR, from the exons ATGGCGCCGGCGCCGGTGCCCCTGCTCGTCGCCGCCTTCTCCCTGCTCTTCGCGGCGGCGACTCCGATCAGGGACGTCGCCGACGCCTGCTCCTCGCAAGTGCAGG CTGCAGATTTCGAGCACCTGAACAGCACCGCCATGCACCTCCCGCTGCACCACTCGCGGGGGCCCTGCTCGCCGGTGTCCGTCCCGTCGGACCTCCCGTTCTCGGCGGTGCTCACCCACGACGACGCCCGCATCGCGTCCCTCGCCGCGCGCCTCGCCAAGGCGCCGTCGTCGTCCTCGGCGCGCCCCGCGGTCACGGTGGCCTCGCTCTACCGGGCGAACGACGACGTCGACGGCGTCGCGGCCTCCCTGGCGTCCGTGCCGCTCACTCCGGGTACGTCGTACGGCGTGGGCAACTACGTGACCCGCATGGGCCTCGGCACCCCAGCCAAGCCGTACGTCATGGTGGTGGACACCGGCTCCTCCCTCACCTGGCTCCAGTGTTCCCCCTGCCGGGTGTCGTGCCACCGCCAGTCCGGCCCGGTGTTCGACCCCAAGACGTCCAGCTCCTACGCCGCCGTCTCCTGCTCCACGCCGCAGTGCAACGACCTCTCCACCGCCACGCTCAACCCGGCGGCCtgctcctcctccgacgtctgcaTCTACCAGGCCAGCTACGGCGACAGCTCCTTCTCCGTGGGGTACCTCAGCAAGGACACCGTCTCCTTCGGCTCCAACAGCGTGCCCAACTTCTACTACGGGTGCGGGCAGGACAACGAGGGCCTCTTCGGCCGCTCCGCCGGCCTCATGGGCCTGGCCCGCAACAAGCTCTCGCTGCTCTACCAGCTCGCGCCCACCCTCGGCTACTCCTTCTCCTACTGCctcccgtcctcctcctcctccggctacCTCTCCATCGGCTCCTACAACCCGGGCCAGTACTCCTACACGCCCATGGTGTCCAGCACACTCGACGACTCGCTCTACTTCATCAAGCTCTCCGGGATGACCGTCGCCGGGAAGCCGCTGGCCATCTCCTCCTCCGAGTACTCCAGCCTGCCCACCATCATCGACTCCGGCACGGTCATCACGCGCCTGCCCACCACCGTCTACGACGCCCTCAGCAAGGCGGTGGCGGGGGCCATGAAGGGGACCAAGCGCGCGGACGCCTACTCCATCCTCGACACCTGCTTCGTGGGCCAGGCGTCGAGCCTGCGCGTCCCGGCGGTCAGCATGGCCTTCTCCGGCGGTGCGGCGCTTAAGCTGTCGGCGCAGAACCTGCTCGTCGACGTGGACAGCTCCACGACGTGCCTCGCCTTCGCGCCCGCCAGGAGCGCCGCCATCATCGGCAACACCCAGCAGCAGACGTTCAGCGTCGTCTACGACGTCAAGAGCAACAGGATCGGCTTCGCCGCCGGCGGCTGCAGATAA